The following are encoded together in the Mammaliicoccus vitulinus genome:
- the recJ gene encoding single-stranded-DNA-specific exonuclease RecJ translates to MTKARYQWLVSENNQDIDQQIIKKFNISPLLEKTLISKGYTTEDKIEKLLSKEVLFHDPMLLSDMEKATSRIHKAIENDERILVYGDYDADGVTSTTILVKTLESLGATVGWYIPNRFTEGYGPSEAAFRNAHDEGVTLIITVDNGVQGHHEIDVANELGIDVIITDHHEFGETKPNAYAIVHPMHPDFDYPFEFLAGVGVSYKLSKALKNDLPESFLGLVAIGTIADLVSLTDENRYMVKQGLRILNEDPSPGIKALLSVADFNDEVSEQTVGFIIGPRLNAVGRLDDARLAGELLMSEDYDEATFLAEEVDHFNTERKAIVETITEEAMELAEVEIQQNAQFLILAKENWNEGVLGIVASRIVEKYNLPTIVLNVDIDQNHAKGSARSIEQVSMFEFLQAHGDLIQKFGGHHMAAGMTLEIDAIEPLKTALNEEMSKLTDGKPLLPQLIVDAEIDTSDITVDNIFDLERLRPFGTDIAAPIFSIKNVQVKSAKGIGQGEKHLKLTLTDKNIAALHWNFGNLVHDISNDTSINVAGSLNVNEWNSHQSPQIILKDLELSNEHTIFDYRSKNKHDLLKINQDNALFVINKSEEKVNDQYIYYGEGYDNEIETCVLRDLPEDIEAFKRTLSSINAEKYYLVFKGQSNSYFEGMPNDQKFKAVYKALYTKKETNIQSEGMKLCEAVKIKPDHLKFILNCFYELNFITINNGIIEINKDAEKNEIQNAPLYQAKKQQIEIEKTLLYNDSQSVINWIQSLLNNTEEEV, encoded by the coding sequence ATGACTAAAGCGCGTTATCAATGGCTTGTATCTGAAAATAATCAAGATATTGATCAACAAATTATAAAAAAATTTAATATTTCCCCACTGTTAGAAAAAACATTAATTTCTAAAGGCTATACAACAGAAGATAAAATTGAAAAATTATTATCTAAAGAAGTTTTGTTCCATGATCCTATGTTATTAAGTGATATGGAAAAAGCGACTTCAAGAATACATAAAGCAATTGAAAATGATGAAAGAATATTAGTTTATGGTGACTATGATGCAGATGGTGTAACCTCTACGACAATTCTTGTGAAAACTTTAGAATCTCTAGGTGCGACTGTTGGATGGTATATTCCAAATAGATTTACTGAAGGATATGGTCCTAGTGAAGCGGCATTTAGAAATGCGCATGATGAAGGCGTAACTTTAATTATCACAGTAGATAATGGTGTGCAAGGTCATCATGAAATAGATGTGGCTAATGAATTAGGAATTGATGTTATCATTACAGATCACCATGAATTTGGTGAAACAAAACCAAATGCATACGCAATTGTTCATCCTATGCATCCAGACTTTGATTATCCATTCGAGTTCTTAGCTGGAGTCGGTGTTTCTTATAAACTGTCAAAAGCACTTAAAAATGATTTGCCTGAATCATTCCTTGGACTCGTTGCAATAGGGACTATTGCAGACTTAGTGAGTTTAACGGATGAGAATAGATACATGGTTAAACAAGGATTGCGCATATTAAATGAAGATCCATCACCAGGTATTAAAGCACTTTTAAGTGTAGCTGACTTTAATGACGAAGTGAGTGAACAAACAGTTGGCTTTATTATAGGACCAAGATTAAACGCTGTTGGTAGACTCGATGATGCTAGATTAGCCGGTGAGCTACTGATGAGTGAGGATTATGATGAAGCGACATTTCTTGCTGAAGAAGTGGATCATTTTAATACTGAAAGAAAAGCTATTGTTGAAACAATAACAGAAGAAGCCATGGAATTAGCAGAAGTTGAAATTCAACAAAATGCTCAATTTTTAATTCTTGCAAAAGAAAATTGGAATGAAGGCGTACTTGGAATTGTTGCTTCAAGAATCGTTGAAAAATATAATTTACCAACAATTGTTTTAAACGTAGACATCGATCAAAATCATGCTAAAGGGTCAGCAAGAAGTATTGAGCAAGTTTCAATGTTTGAATTCCTTCAAGCACATGGAGATCTTATTCAAAAGTTCGGTGGCCACCATATGGCAGCTGGTATGACTTTAGAAATCGATGCGATTGAACCTTTAAAAACAGCTTTAAATGAAGAAATGTCTAAATTAACTGACGGTAAACCATTATTGCCGCAATTAATAGTTGATGCAGAAATAGACACTTCGGATATTACAGTGGATAATATCTTTGATTTAGAAAGGTTGAGACCTTTTGGTACTGATATAGCGGCGCCAATATTTTCAATAAAGAACGTGCAAGTTAAATCTGCTAAAGGTATTGGTCAAGGTGAAAAACATCTTAAATTAACTTTAACTGATAAAAATATTGCAGCTTTGCATTGGAATTTTGGCAATTTAGTTCATGATATATCAAATGATACATCTATAAATGTTGCAGGAAGTTTAAATGTTAATGAATGGAATAGTCATCAGTCACCTCAAATCATTCTTAAAGATTTAGAATTAAGTAATGAACATACAATTTTTGATTATAGAAGTAAAAACAAACATGATTTACTTAAAATAAATCAAGACAATGCATTGTTTGTCATTAATAAATCTGAAGAAAAAGTGAATGATCAATATATTTATTACGGTGAAGGTTATGACAATGAAATCGAAACATGTGTTTTAAGAGATTTACCTGAAGATATAGAAGCGTTTAAACGTACTTTGAGTTCGATCAATGCCGAGAAATACTATTTAGTGTTTAAAGGACAATCTAATTCATATTTTGAAGGTATGCCTAATGATCAGAAATTTAAAGCAGTTTACAAAGCATTATATACTAAAAAAGAAACAAACATTCAAAGTGAAGGTATGAAGCTATGTGAAGCTGTAAAAATAAAACCTGATCATTTAAAGTTCATTTTAAATTGCTTTTACGAGCTTAACTTTATTACAATAAATAATGGTATAATTGAAATCAATAAAGATGCGGAAAAGAATGAGATTCAAAACGCACCATTATATCAAGCAAAAAAACAACAAATAGAAATAGAGAAGACATTGTTGTACAATGACAGTCAATCAGTTATTAACTGGATTCAATCATTGTTAAACAACACTGAGGAGGAAGTATAA
- a CDS encoding adenine phosphoribosyltransferase: protein MDLKQYVSEVQDWPKEGLNFKDITTIMDNGEAYKYATDQIVQYAHDKQVDIVVGPEARGFIIGCPVSYAMGIGFAPVRKEGKLPREVIRYEYDLEYGSNVLTMHKDAIKPGQRVLITDDLLATGGTIEAAIHLIESLGGIVVGIAFLIELKYLNGIEKLKGYDVVSLISYDE from the coding sequence ATGGATTTAAAGCAATACGTTTCAGAAGTACAAGATTGGCCTAAAGAAGGCTTGAATTTTAAAGATATTACAACAATTATGGATAATGGTGAAGCATACAAATATGCTACAGATCAAATTGTTCAATATGCACATGACAAACAAGTGGATATAGTAGTTGGACCTGAAGCAAGAGGTTTTATCATTGGATGTCCAGTATCTTACGCTATGGGTATCGGGTTTGCACCAGTACGTAAAGAAGGTAAATTACCACGTGAAGTGATCCGCTATGAATATGATTTAGAATATGGATCTAACGTTTTAACGATGCATAAAGATGCTATTAAACCTGGTCAACGTGTGTTAATAACAGACGATTTATTAGCAACTGGTGGCACAATTGAAGCAGCGATACATTTAATTGAGTCATTAGGAGGCATAGTCGTAGGTATTGCTTTCTTAATAGAACTAAAATATTTAAACGGCATTGAAAAACTTAAAGGCTACGATGTTGTTTCTTTAATTTCGTATGACGAATAA